A region from the Oceanidesulfovibrio marinus genome encodes:
- the ilvB gene encoding biosynthetic-type acetolactate synthase large subunit, producing the protein MLQSSKTRPEEMADAHAIFHKPTGAECIVRTLEDHGVRQVFGIPGGANLPLYETLGKSEILRHVLVRHEQAAGFMAQGAARLTGRPGVCFATSGPGATNLLTALADAHADGVPVVAITGQVPRALLGTRAFQEADITAMSKPAVKAAWRAESADELEELLNLAFEVAASPRPGPVLIDVPKDVQLERTGNGHARSFHFEQHVASDQCVMDMAGLSRAAEQLKRCERPVILLGAGAVRSPQAGALAARLAREIGAPMTSTLLGLGAVAHDHPDYLGMCGMHGTPAANAAIAASDVLLCVGARLGDRTTGRMEGFCPEARIVRIDADPSARRHDGDIFLTGDAGEVLAILLVMLEGACHGRTRHGSCAESESQDAPCHDPGDGPRTVIRMAGEIMGPDAVLVTDVGQHQMWTAQAYPFQRPGRWLTSGGLGTMGFGLPAALGAAMSAPGERVLLVTGDGSLLMNVQELATLRETGADIAILLMDNGGLGLVRQQQDLFHGGRDGSSGFCAGTDYAAVARGFGIQAWDLATACDGPAMLAEALAAHGPRLIRVPVAEHAAVWPMVPPGEVNTCMLSARDATA; encoded by the coding sequence ATGCTGCAATCTTCAAAGACACGGCCGGAGGAGATGGCCGACGCCCACGCCATCTTCCATAAACCCACGGGTGCGGAGTGCATCGTCCGCACCCTGGAAGATCACGGCGTGCGTCAGGTGTTCGGTATTCCGGGAGGAGCCAACCTGCCGTTGTACGAGACGCTGGGCAAAAGCGAGATCCTGCGGCACGTGCTGGTCCGGCACGAGCAGGCCGCCGGTTTCATGGCCCAGGGCGCGGCGCGGCTCACCGGTCGTCCCGGGGTCTGCTTCGCCACATCCGGCCCTGGAGCCACCAACCTGCTCACCGCCCTGGCCGACGCCCATGCCGACGGCGTTCCTGTTGTCGCCATTACGGGCCAGGTGCCGCGTGCGCTGCTCGGCACCCGTGCCTTTCAGGAGGCGGACATCACGGCCATGAGCAAGCCGGCCGTCAAGGCGGCGTGGCGGGCGGAATCCGCCGACGAGCTGGAGGAGCTCCTGAACCTCGCCTTCGAGGTCGCGGCCTCGCCCCGGCCCGGGCCAGTGCTCATCGACGTTCCCAAGGACGTGCAGCTGGAGCGCACTGGCAACGGGCATGCGCGCTCCTTTCACTTTGAGCAGCACGTCGCTTCGGACCAGTGCGTCATGGACATGGCCGGTTTGTCCCGCGCCGCGGAGCAGCTTAAGCGGTGCGAGCGGCCGGTCATCCTGCTGGGCGCCGGGGCCGTGCGCTCGCCCCAGGCCGGTGCGTTGGCGGCGCGTCTGGCCAGGGAGATCGGCGCGCCCATGACGTCCACGCTGCTGGGCCTGGGCGCCGTGGCGCATGACCATCCGGATTATCTCGGCATGTGCGGCATGCATGGCACGCCGGCGGCCAACGCGGCCATTGCGGCCAGCGACGTGTTACTGTGCGTGGGTGCGCGCCTGGGCGACCGCACCACCGGACGCATGGAAGGCTTCTGTCCCGAGGCGCGCATCGTGCGCATCGACGCCGACCCCTCGGCCCGGCGCCACGACGGCGACATCTTCCTGACCGGCGACGCCGGCGAGGTGCTGGCCATTCTGCTGGTCATGCTGGAGGGTGCATGCCACGGGCGCACACGGCACGGGAGCTGCGCGGAGTCGGAATCGCAGGACGCGCCGTGCCACGATCCCGGCGACGGGCCACGCACGGTCATCCGCATGGCCGGCGAGATCATGGGACCGGACGCCGTCCTCGTCACCGACGTGGGACAGCATCAGATGTGGACGGCGCAGGCCTATCCCTTCCAGCGGCCGGGCAGGTGGCTCACCTCCGGCGGCCTGGGCACCATGGGCTTTGGCCTGCCGGCGGCCCTCGGCGCAGCAATGAGCGCACCGGGAGAGCGCGTTCTGCTCGTCACCGGCGACGGCAGCCTGCTGATGAACGTGCAGGAGCTGGCCACGCTGCGCGAGACCGGCGCGGACATCGCCATTTTGCTCATGGACAACGGCGGGTTGGGACTGGTCCGGCAGCAGCAGGACCTCTTCCATGGTGGCCGCGACGGCTCCTCGGGCTTTTGCGCGGGGACGGACTACGCCGCCGTGGCGCGGGGCTTCGGCATCCAGGCGTGGGACCTGGCCACGGCCTGCGACGGCCCGGCCATGCTTGCCGAGGCGCTGGCGGCGCATGGCCCGCGGCTGATCCGCGTTCCCGTGGCCGAGCATGCCGCGGTCTGGCCCATGGTTCCTCCGGGAGAGGTGAACACCTGCATGCTCAGCGCGCGTGATGCAACGGCCTGA
- a CDS encoding methyl-accepting chemotaxis protein — MQFTPEGLDKRGRGGLVPERLAERWDAAKSAEDISAYDTVIADVQEMITHAGDTSNLILDPDLDSYYLMDMTLLALPQTQARLGDIMLAGANILGNPMGPAKRVQMAVYAAQLQDSDIARVLGSAETALNEDQNFYGVSETLAKNLQPALDDYKQKNAIFLGMLGEIADPMLPQPSRDKFFEAGLAARQSAFDLWDTTAQELDILLGKRIDSYKSRRLISLVLAGISILVALTLTVLVGRSITRPVAQLDNFTDKVAHGDLTAVLAGRFSGELRDLAGNIKAMVDELKQRLGFSQGILDGITMPCVVVDQNRKLTFVNNQLLDLMRKGGSPEGFLGSELASFFPRNPRIAETILSCLSSETVVLDHEIQGQDMDGQPFDILLSVTPVYDLDNALLGVFAQFTVLTRIKEQEARLREQNTIISGAAERARSIAAAVIQAVEGLSAQVTQATEGAGRQKARSSETAAAMEQMNYTVLEVAKNAGSAAEQAESARERAQEGRSIVDQSVTAIGRVAELSEELRNNMAELSTEVSSIGRIMGVISDIADQTNLLALNAAIEAARAGEAGRGFAVVADEVRKLAEKTMVATQEVGSAIESIQNGAQRNEHSVVQATEAVEEAKTLSGRSGEALAAIVSLVQSNTDQVRSIATAAEEQSTASDEINHAIDEINGISDETSQGMNGAAADVTALAEQARKLEVVIEELVATC; from the coding sequence TTGCAGTTCACACCGGAAGGCCTGGACAAGCGCGGCCGTGGCGGCCTTGTACCGGAGCGGCTTGCCGAGCGCTGGGACGCCGCCAAATCGGCAGAGGATATTTCGGCGTACGATACGGTGATTGCCGACGTGCAGGAAATGATCACCCACGCGGGCGACACCTCCAACCTCATCCTGGACCCGGATCTCGACAGCTACTACCTGATGGACATGACGCTACTCGCCCTGCCCCAGACGCAGGCCCGGCTTGGGGATATCATGCTCGCCGGCGCCAATATTCTGGGCAACCCGATGGGGCCTGCGAAACGCGTGCAGATGGCCGTCTATGCGGCGCAGCTCCAGGACTCCGACATCGCCCGCGTCCTGGGCAGCGCCGAGACCGCGCTCAACGAAGACCAGAACTTCTACGGCGTCTCCGAGACCCTGGCCAAAAACCTCCAGCCGGCGCTGGACGACTACAAACAGAAGAACGCGATCTTCCTGGGTATGCTGGGGGAAATCGCGGACCCGATGCTGCCCCAGCCGTCCAGAGACAAGTTCTTCGAGGCAGGCCTTGCGGCGCGCCAGTCCGCCTTCGACCTCTGGGACACAACGGCGCAGGAGCTGGATATCCTGCTGGGCAAGCGCATCGACTCATACAAGAGCCGCCGGCTCATCTCCCTGGTGCTCGCCGGCATCTCCATTCTCGTGGCCCTGACCCTCACCGTGCTTGTGGGCCGCAGCATAACCAGGCCGGTCGCCCAGCTGGACAACTTTACGGACAAGGTGGCCCATGGCGATCTGACCGCCGTCCTCGCGGGCCGCTTCTCCGGGGAGCTCAGGGACCTGGCCGGGAACATCAAGGCCATGGTCGACGAGCTCAAGCAGCGGCTGGGCTTCTCCCAGGGCATTCTGGACGGCATCACCATGCCCTGCGTCGTGGTCGACCAGAACAGGAAGCTCACCTTCGTCAACAACCAGCTCCTGGACCTGATGCGCAAGGGAGGCAGCCCGGAGGGCTTCCTGGGCAGCGAGCTCGCCTCGTTTTTCCCGCGCAACCCACGTATCGCCGAGACCATACTGAGTTGCCTGAGCTCGGAAACTGTTGTGCTCGACCACGAGATCCAGGGGCAGGACATGGACGGGCAGCCCTTTGACATCCTGCTCTCCGTCACCCCGGTCTACGACCTGGACAACGCCTTGCTCGGCGTTTTCGCCCAGTTTACCGTGCTCACCCGGATCAAGGAGCAGGAGGCCAGGCTGCGCGAGCAGAACACGATCATCTCCGGCGCGGCGGAACGCGCCCGCTCCATCGCCGCCGCCGTGATCCAGGCAGTGGAGGGCCTTTCGGCCCAGGTGACCCAGGCCACGGAAGGAGCCGGCAGACAGAAGGCGCGCTCGTCCGAGACGGCTGCGGCCATGGAGCAGATGAACTACACTGTGCTGGAGGTGGCGAAGAACGCTGGTTCTGCGGCCGAGCAAGCTGAGTCCGCCCGGGAGCGCGCACAGGAGGGACGGAGCATTGTCGACCAGTCCGTCACAGCCATCGGCCGAGTGGCGGAGCTTTCCGAGGAGCTGCGAAATAACATGGCGGAGCTGAGCACCGAGGTGAGCTCCATCGGCCGGATCATGGGCGTTATCTCGGACATCGCCGACCAGACCAACCTGCTGGCGCTGAACGCAGCCATCGAGGCGGCGCGGGCCGGCGAGGCCGGCCGGGGATTCGCCGTGGTCGCCGACGAGGTGCGGAAGCTGGCGGAAAAAACCATGGTGGCAACCCAGGAGGTGGGCAGCGCGATCGAGTCCATCCAGAACGGCGCGCAACGGAACGAGCACAGCGTGGTGCAGGCGACCGAGGCCGTGGAGGAGGCCAAGACCCTGTCCGGCCGGTCCGGAGAGGCGTTGGCCGCTATCGTCTCGCTGGTGCAGTCCAACACCGACCAGGTGCGCTCCATCGCCACGGCGGCCGAGGAGCAGTCCACGGCCAGCGACGAGATCAACCACGCCATCGACGAGATCAACGGGATCAGCGACGAGACCAGCCAGGGCATGAACGGCGCAGCCGCCGACGTGACGGCCCTGGCCGAGCAGGCACGCAAGCTGGAGGTCGTCATCGAGGAGCTCGTGGCCACGTGCTGA
- a CDS encoding YqaE/Pmp3 family membrane protein, whose product MADFIRIVLSVIIPPLGVFMQVGLGKDFWINILLTLLGYIPGLVHAIWIIAKK is encoded by the coding sequence ATGGCTGATTTCATCCGTATCGTCCTTTCCGTAATCATCCCGCCCCTCGGCGTTTTCATGCAGGTAGGCCTGGGCAAGGACTTCTGGATCAACATCCTGCTCACGCTGCTCGGCTATATCCCCGGACTGGTCCACGCCATCTGGATCATCGCTAAAAAGTAG
- a CDS encoding YeeE/YedE thiosulfate transporter family protein, which yields MQLDIQLFWGLITGILFGVLLERSRVARYDKQLLALRLMDMTIVKFMLTTIVVAAVGIYALVAAGAVTLSIKPAILGANIAGGLIFGLGWGLVGYCPGTAAAAFGEGRLDALWAMAGMVLGGALYAEAYPAMQATVLTWGDYGKITIPTALGVSPWLVIAVLVVCAALLFRFFERRGL from the coding sequence ATGCAGCTCGACATACAACTTTTCTGGGGCCTCATCACCGGCATCCTCTTCGGCGTGCTGCTGGAGCGCTCCCGCGTGGCCCGCTACGACAAGCAGCTCCTCGCCCTGCGGCTCATGGACATGACCATCGTCAAGTTCATGCTCACCACCATCGTGGTCGCGGCCGTCGGCATATACGCCCTGGTCGCGGCAGGCGCGGTCACCCTGTCCATCAAGCCCGCCATCCTGGGCGCGAACATTGCCGGCGGGCTGATATTCGGCCTGGGCTGGGGCCTGGTGGGCTACTGCCCCGGCACCGCAGCCGCCGCCTTTGGCGAGGGCCGGCTCGACGCACTCTGGGCCATGGCCGGCATGGTCCTGGGCGGCGCGCTCTACGCCGAGGCCTACCCTGCGATGCAAGCCACGGTGCTCACCTGGGGCGACTATGGGAAGATCACCATCCCCACGGCCCTGGGGGTGAGCCCATGGCTGGTCATCGCAGTGCTCGTCGTGTGCGCCGCCCTGCTCTTCCGCTTTTTCGAGCGGCGCGGGCTGTAG
- a CDS encoding YeeE/YedE thiosulfate transporter family protein yields the protein MDRWKPMSPYLGGLLTGLLIIASVLVAGKYFGASTSYVRTAGMLEQTVAPEHVASLGYYQKEQPIVEWQWMFVLGIMIGSFIASRASGAFELTGTPSTWRERFGPSPIKRGLVAFFGGAIALFGARLAGGCPSGHGLSGGLQLAVSGYIALVCFFIGGLIMARIVYKGR from the coding sequence ATGGACAGATGGAAGCCGATGAGCCCGTACCTCGGCGGGCTTCTCACAGGGTTGCTCATCATCGCGTCCGTGCTGGTGGCCGGCAAGTACTTCGGCGCATCCACCAGCTACGTGCGCACGGCCGGCATGCTGGAGCAGACCGTGGCCCCGGAGCATGTGGCCTCCCTGGGTTACTACCAGAAAGAGCAGCCCATCGTGGAGTGGCAGTGGATGTTCGTGCTCGGCATCATGATCGGCTCGTTCATCGCCTCGCGCGCCTCGGGCGCCTTCGAGCTCACCGGCACGCCATCCACGTGGCGGGAGCGCTTCGGCCCCAGCCCGATCAAGCGGGGGCTCGTCGCCTTCTTCGGCGGCGCAATAGCATTGTTCGGCGCACGCCTGGCCGGGGGCTGCCCCTCGGGCCACGGCCTGTCCGGCGGCCTGCAGCTCGCGGTCTCCGGCTACATCGCGCTCGTCTGCTTTTTCATCGGCGGGCTGATCATGGCGCGCATCGTCTACAAGGGGAGGTAG
- a CDS encoding peroxiredoxin, with protein sequence MEYPSMPLLGDKFPKLKVNTTRGHMKLPHDLKGSWFILFSHPADFTPVCTTEFYAFQSRVADFEALNCKLIGLSIDQVFSHIKWTEWIEEKLGKEITFPIIADDQGRIGMELGMIHPGKGASTVRAVFIVDPEGILRLTLYYPQEIGRNMDELLRALRALQVSDKNGVAVPANWPDNELIGNGVIIPPAQDVKSAKERPQQYECYDWWFCHKKLEE encoded by the coding sequence ATGGAGTATCCGTCTATGCCGCTTCTCGGCGACAAGTTCCCCAAGCTCAAGGTCAACACCACCCGCGGCCACATGAAGCTGCCCCACGACCTGAAAGGCAGCTGGTTCATCCTGTTCAGCCATCCGGCGGACTTCACGCCGGTCTGCACCACGGAGTTCTACGCCTTCCAGAGCCGCGTGGCCGACTTCGAGGCGCTCAATTGCAAGCTCATCGGCCTCTCCATCGACCAGGTCTTCTCGCACATCAAGTGGACCGAGTGGATCGAGGAGAAGCTGGGCAAGGAGATCACCTTCCCCATCATCGCTGACGACCAGGGCCGCATCGGCATGGAGCTCGGCATGATCCATCCCGGCAAGGGCGCTTCCACGGTGCGCGCCGTTTTCATTGTGGACCCGGAAGGCATTCTCCGTCTGACTCTCTACTACCCGCAGGAGATCGGCCGGAACATGGACGAGCTGCTTCGCGCCCTCCGCGCCCTGCAGGTCTCCGACAAGAACGGCGTGGCCGTGCCGGCCAATTGGCCTGACAACGAGCTCATCGGCAACGGCGTCATCATTCCGCCGGCCCAGGACGTGAAGTCCGCCAAGGAGCGGCCCCAACAGTACGAGTGCTACGACTGGTGGTTCTGCCACAAGAAGCTCGAGGAGTAA
- the murJ gene encoding murein biosynthesis integral membrane protein MurJ, translating into MIAGRSHSLGLASIIMASSILLSRLMGLVRDKVIAYHFGATLESDIYFAAFVVPDFINYLLAGGYFAITLIPLLSERFTLDELDGWRFFSAALTWITMAIVLLTLIGEIIAPQLAMVVAPGFSAEAQIRLAHFLRIILPAQVFFLMGSCFTALLYLRKQFLVPALTPLVYNGGIILGGLVMLNHGMEGFCWGVVAGSLVGNLLLPMLAAASRSKSEPGAPGGFRFRPHFYHPALKTFVLLALPLMIGQSVVVLDEQLLRIFGSLAEHGAVSWLNYARRIMLVPVGVVAQAAGVASYPFLAGLAAKGADREFSETLATALRNTAAVIVPISLWMLLVAPETVGLIFMQGRFGASDLAVTSICLRIMLLGVFLWGVQQVLGRAFYARKDTLRPSLAGTGATLVALPFYWVLGSAFGAIGLAAASLTSVGLYTAAMTIIWRRRQGPEAFTGLVRTLGVSAGAAVLSLVPSGLVRYGVELLSLPYHLMALCGLCASGLVFVAAYMVLTQRMAPDVAAPFVKMVSRTRILGRSQK; encoded by the coding sequence ATGATAGCCGGACGCTCCCACTCTCTGGGGCTGGCCTCCATCATCATGGCCAGCTCCATCCTGCTCTCCAGGCTCATGGGCCTTGTGCGGGACAAGGTCATTGCCTACCACTTCGGCGCCACGCTGGAGTCGGACATCTATTTCGCGGCGTTCGTCGTGCCGGACTTCATCAACTATCTGCTTGCCGGCGGCTACTTCGCGATCACCCTCATCCCGCTGCTCTCCGAGCGCTTCACCCTGGACGAGCTGGACGGCTGGCGATTCTTCTCGGCCGCGCTCACCTGGATCACCATGGCCATCGTGCTGCTCACGCTGATTGGCGAGATCATCGCGCCACAGCTTGCCATGGTCGTGGCCCCGGGCTTTTCTGCCGAGGCGCAGATCCGTCTGGCCCACTTCCTGCGCATCATCCTGCCGGCCCAGGTCTTTTTCCTCATGGGATCGTGCTTCACCGCGCTTCTGTACCTGCGCAAGCAGTTCCTTGTGCCGGCGCTGACCCCGCTGGTCTACAACGGCGGCATCATTCTGGGCGGGTTGGTCATGCTGAACCACGGCATGGAGGGCTTCTGCTGGGGCGTGGTGGCCGGCTCCCTGGTGGGCAACCTGCTGCTGCCCATGCTGGCTGCGGCCAGCCGGAGCAAGAGTGAGCCGGGCGCGCCCGGCGGATTCCGCTTCCGGCCGCATTTCTACCACCCGGCGCTGAAGACCTTTGTGCTGCTGGCGCTGCCGTTGATGATCGGCCAGTCCGTGGTGGTGCTGGACGAGCAGCTGTTGCGCATTTTCGGCTCGCTGGCCGAGCATGGAGCCGTGAGTTGGCTGAATTACGCGCGGCGGATCATGCTGGTGCCCGTGGGCGTGGTGGCCCAGGCCGCGGGCGTGGCCTCGTACCCCTTCCTGGCCGGGCTGGCCGCCAAGGGCGCGGACCGCGAGTTCTCCGAAACACTGGCTACGGCGCTGCGCAACACCGCGGCGGTCATCGTGCCCATCTCTTTGTGGATGCTGCTCGTAGCGCCGGAGACCGTGGGGCTTATCTTCATGCAGGGCCGGTTCGGGGCCTCGGACCTGGCTGTCACCTCCATCTGCCTGCGGATCATGCTGCTGGGCGTGTTCCTGTGGGGCGTGCAGCAGGTGCTGGGACGGGCGTTCTACGCGCGCAAGGACACGCTGCGGCCGTCGCTGGCCGGCACCGGAGCCACACTGGTGGCGCTGCCGTTCTACTGGGTGCTGGGGTCGGCGTTCGGCGCGATTGGTCTTGCCGCGGCAAGCCTCACCTCGGTGGGCCTGTACACCGCGGCCATGACCATCATCTGGCGCAGGCGGCAGGGACCGGAGGCCTTCACCGGCCTGGTCCGCACACTGGGCGTCTCGGCCGGGGCGGCCGTGCTCAGCCTCGTTCCCTCGGGGCTGGTGCGCTATGGTGTGGAGCTGCTGTCGCTGCCGTACCACCTGATGGCGCTGTGCGGGCTGTGCGCCAGCGGACTGGTCTTCGTGGCCGCGTACATGGTGCTGACGCAGCGCATGGCGCCGGACGTGGCCGCGCCGTTCGTCAAGATGGTCTCGCGGACGCGCATTCTCGGGCGCTCTCAAAAGTAG
- a CDS encoding PAS domain-containing sensor histidine kinase has protein sequence MAPRTYRINAIKVAVFYAIAGAIWIIFSDLYAKHLSEVPSPVAWYQMSKGLLFVFLSALLIYILSARQMLSLLEARKLHEESESRYRTIVENVTDALIIFSGKGTVTYANPMACEMLGKSLDEIQSLDPRAFIPTGMYDLYSKAWELAERGEAFFGEDSSPEIHPKRTVHFEYRTTPMMYDGTLHLLASFRDITESKQSAQALIRSESKFRNVLENIPLIGISLDMQGRLTFANDHFLALTGYSRKEALGKDWFETFIPKDIRNIVRSVYEKTMERQKLGELSTFENEILTRSGARLKVAWSNVLTRDVHDRIVEVTCVGVDLTERVRAENALRTAKTAAEIANQAKSEFLATMSHEVRTPLNGVMGMLQLMESTSLDEEQREYIATAMDSSMNLLRILSDILDISRIEAGKFELVDEPFSMDEVIAPVVDTYSKEAAAKGLAFRCEVAPNVPPELEGDPVRLRQILFNLVGNAVKYTETGEVLLQVSALPHAANPSRIPLHFVVHDTGIGIPDQKMNEIFETFTQVDSSYSRRFGGVGLGLAIVKRLVGMMDGSLAMDSEPGRGTDAHVTLYLRSSARAEAAQPTPAASAEPLPCRPLRVLVVEDETVNRFYAVRMLEKLGHETIEAADGESALEKLAREKFDVVLMDIQMPRLDGVSATRRIREDTSGDFDPDIPIIAMTAYAMPGDEEEFKSAGMDDYLAKPVEAEALAEALDNVAKRIAEPA, from the coding sequence ATGGCCCCACGGACATATCGCATCAATGCCATTAAAGTGGCGGTATTCTACGCTATCGCCGGTGCGATATGGATCATTTTCTCCGATCTCTACGCCAAGCACCTCTCCGAGGTGCCTTCGCCCGTGGCCTGGTACCAGATGTCCAAGGGGCTGCTCTTCGTCTTCCTCTCCGCCCTGCTCATCTACATACTCTCCGCGCGGCAGATGCTCAGCCTTCTCGAAGCGCGCAAGCTCCACGAGGAGTCCGAGAGCCGTTACCGCACCATTGTCGAAAACGTCACGGACGCCCTGATCATCTTCTCCGGCAAGGGAACCGTGACCTACGCCAACCCGATGGCCTGCGAGATGCTCGGCAAGTCCCTGGACGAGATCCAGTCGCTGGACCCTCGCGCCTTCATCCCCACGGGCATGTACGATCTCTACAGCAAGGCATGGGAGCTGGCCGAACGCGGCGAGGCATTCTTCGGGGAGGACTCGAGCCCGGAGATCCATCCCAAGCGCACCGTGCACTTCGAGTATCGCACCACGCCCATGATGTACGACGGTACGCTGCATCTTCTGGCCAGCTTCCGCGACATCACGGAAAGCAAACAATCGGCCCAGGCCCTCATCCGCTCTGAAAGTAAGTTCCGTAACGTTCTGGAAAACATTCCGCTCATCGGCATATCCCTGGACATGCAGGGCAGGCTCACGTTCGCAAACGACCATTTCCTGGCGCTGACCGGCTACAGCCGCAAGGAAGCGCTGGGCAAGGACTGGTTCGAGACCTTCATCCCCAAAGACATACGCAATATCGTACGCTCCGTGTACGAGAAAACCATGGAGCGCCAGAAGCTCGGCGAGCTCTCCACCTTTGAGAACGAGATACTCACCCGCTCCGGCGCCCGGCTCAAGGTGGCCTGGTCCAACGTGCTCACCCGCGACGTTCACGACCGCATCGTGGAGGTTACGTGCGTGGGCGTGGATCTTACGGAGCGTGTCCGCGCAGAGAACGCCCTGCGAACAGCCAAGACGGCCGCCGAGATTGCCAACCAGGCCAAGAGTGAGTTCCTGGCCACCATGAGCCACGAGGTGCGAACGCCCCTCAACGGCGTCATGGGCATGCTTCAGCTCATGGAATCCACCTCGCTGGACGAGGAGCAGCGCGAGTACATTGCCACTGCCATGGACTCCAGTATGAACCTGCTGCGAATCCTCAGCGATATCCTGGACATCTCGCGCATCGAGGCCGGCAAGTTCGAGCTGGTCGACGAGCCCTTCAGCATGGACGAAGTCATCGCGCCGGTGGTGGATACGTACAGCAAGGAGGCCGCGGCCAAGGGACTGGCCTTTCGCTGCGAGGTGGCCCCCAACGTCCCCCCCGAGCTGGAGGGCGACCCGGTCCGGCTCCGCCAGATCCTCTTCAATCTCGTGGGCAACGCGGTCAAGTACACGGAAACCGGTGAGGTCCTGCTGCAGGTAAGCGCCCTGCCCCACGCCGCGAACCCTTCCCGCATCCCCCTGCATTTCGTGGTGCACGACACGGGCATCGGCATACCGGACCAGAAGATGAACGAGATCTTCGAGACGTTCACCCAGGTGGACAGCTCCTACTCCCGCCGTTTCGGCGGTGTGGGGCTGGGCCTAGCCATCGTCAAACGGCTGGTGGGCATGATGGACGGCTCCCTGGCCATGGACAGCGAACCAGGCCGCGGCACCGACGCCCACGTGACCCTGTACCTGCGCTCCTCGGCCAGGGCAGAGGCTGCGCAACCAACACCGGCTGCGAGTGCCGAGCCCCTACCCTGCAGGCCACTGCGAGTGCTGGTGGTGGAGGACGAGACCGTGAACCGCTTCTACGCCGTGCGCATGTTGGAGAAGCTCGGGCACGAGACCATCGAGGCCGCGGACGGCGAAAGCGCGCTGGAGAAGCTTGCCCGGGAGAAGTTCGACGTGGTGCTCATGGACATCCAGATGCCCAGGCTCGACGGCGTGAGCGCCACCCGCCGCATCCGGGAGGACACCTCGGGGGATTTCGATCCAGATATCCCGATCATCGCCATGACCGCCTACGCCATGCCCGGCGACGAGGAGGAGTTCAAGAGTGCGGGCATGGACGACTACCTGGCCAAGCCCGTGGAGGCCGAGGCCCTGGCCGAAGCGTTGGACAACGTAGCCAAACGCATCGCCGAGCCAGCATAG